The genomic DNA atgaaacatgtgattatatacttttcatatgttttttttttttttttatctcagtctaaggctttatgcatatataatacttcaagtcaagtgattatataattcttagtgtaacatttcttttgtcctaatctaagttttgctcagtcttaatatttagagtgagctttctttatgtaaattctttcaaagtgctgtaatttttataaactacatatgtatattttttttgtaaagagtgtataatttcaatcaccagtgtttgttaCAGTACCCTCCCGTATTTcagttaaagaattgaagtaagaggttgtttgtatAGTTCGTAATAATTATTAccggtttttttttaatgtacttaagagaccattggatattctgtatttttatatattggtttttgtgagttatttaattgtctcagagctcgggtattaatattttgaaaataaacggtttaatgtaaaaacaaaaaggtgagtttggaacccGATAGGCTGCtacggtaagaagctcttctaggagtaggacactccaaaaataaaaccattgttctctagtcttgggtagagccataacctctgcactatggtcttccactgcccagGGTTAGAGTTCTTCAGGGTACACATGGGGACAAAATTCTCTCTTATTTATCCTCATCCtggttttgttaaggttttcatagttttttataggaaatatttatttcaatattgttgctgttctgaaaacaattaatttttccctgtttcctttcttcactgggctgttttccctattggagcccctgggcttatagcatcctgcttttccaactagggttccagcttagcaaataatattaataataataataataataataataataataataataataatgcatactttgccagccaatatatatatatatatatatatatatatatatatatatatatatatatatatatatatatatatatatatatatatatatatatacatatatatatatatatatatatatatatatatatatatatatatatatatatatatatatatgtgtgtgtatatatatatacttatatatatatatatatatatatatatatatatatatatatatatatatatatatatatatttatatatatatagatatctatatatatatatatatatatatatatatatatacatatatatctatatatatatatatatatatatatatatatatatatatatatatacatatatatctatatatatctatatatatatacatatatatatatatatatatatatatacatatatatatatatatatatatatatatatatatatatatatatatatatatatttatatgtatattatatatatatatatatatatatatatatatatatatatatatatatatatagatatatatatgtatatatatatatatatatatatatacatatatatatatatatatatatatatatatatatatatatatatatatatatgtatatatatatatatatatatatatatatatatatatatatatatagatatatgtatatatatatatatatatatatatatatatatatatatatatatatatatatatatatgtatatatatatatatatatatatatatatatacatatatatatatatatatatatatatatatatatatatatatatatatttatatatatacatatatatatatatatatatatatatatatatatatatatatatatatatatatatatactctcatattTGGGTTCCCAGACCACAGGACCATAACATGATAAATTTCTGGTGCCCAGATTTCTGGGATCGAGAGAGTCTGCTTTaagtattggtgataacagggctatGTTTTTGTTAAAGATTTGAACAATttcgtgttgataggattttgtgtattgttaggatagtTTTGGAGAGGTATTTGATGTTGTAAAATACAAGATtggacagtttaatatccaagagttttttgaAAAACTTAaaggttcaggaattgtcagaagctaatgtaactatatTTCATTGGCTCTCCATTCCAAGGGCATAGGGTGGTCTTGCAATGAGTGGgttgataaactcggggaaattgttAGTAGAAGATATTGTAGTagttcatgaactgttggaggaggctgaagaagaatttgtagcaaagcaaggaccagtcTACCACaaaatgaaagattgaaacatATAGGGAAGCAGAGACTGAGATTTGACAAATTGCAGCGAAGTAGACTTTGATTAAGTTAAATATGATGGCAGAAGAGAAAGTAGTAGCACAACATGCGAGGGAAAGGGAAGCATGAATGAGaagaaggaaaaagagaagaagccagagaagttGGAAGACATGggatgaaaatagaagaaaaagagagaaaatacgaaaaagagacagagaacgagaagaaaaagagagggaagagaCAAGAGAATTTGCATGACACACAagagaattggaactgttgaatgccagTGCAAAGTCTCCAATGCAGACAGAGGGGAAACCTACTAAGCACTATACCGTGTTTACTGTGATGAACACGCAGATGTTAATTCCAAAGctcacagaagaggctcctgacaaatttttcaatcattttgaaatggtcacatCGACGATGCAATGGCCTGAAGTTAAATGGTCTGAGTTATTGCAAAGTGTACTCTTTTGGAAAGGTCGCAGTCCTTATCTATTCTTATCTCAGgagcagaggaaggagtatcaagaagtggagAGGAACATACTATAAGTGCATCATATGACCTCTGAATATTATTATGCAAGGTCCCGAAGTTTGAGGAATGACGAGAAGATTACTTTTTCCTAATTACGTTTATAAGATACAACAATGTTTTAATAGATGTACAGAGGCAGCTAACTGGAGGTACatgactgatttagaagaattgatagtactagaacaatatctacgaggaattcctaaacatattcaaacgtacttgagagaaaGAGGTGAGGAGACTTGATCAAGCCGCTTAGCTGAgcaaagattataatattatcagtcgtaaacccttttCAGAAATGAAGTGAACACGTTCAAAATTTATAACGAAAGTAGCCTTGATACTGTTCCTTTatagaatgtgatagtaccacaacaacaattgTCGTATCGTCCTCCTCCAAGTATTGTTAAAGacttgcagaaggttgatattgtctgctgTAAGTGTGACAAGAGAGGACAGGGTGAAGACGAAAATAAACACCGCTACATTTGCACGATGAAAAGGACAAACTCAAagagcgtggatacctttaaataatatatttatgaaggtatgttagcagcaatagactggGGTGAGTGAACCCCGGTCCAATATTGCGCGACACGAGTTGCAACCATAGTATGGTGAGACAAGGAGTACAGACGTTGGTGGTGCAGTCTCTCACAGgacactcggttattttgaaggaagtaggaaaataagaagttacccctttttgccatttgaaactgtcatgtgagttggtgacaggtaattttgattttgcggtaaaggattatTTGGCCGTCGAAGGAGTAAAAGTCttactgggtaatgaggttggtggagcaccgttttTGCCTTCTTCCACTATAACTGAGAAACCATTTGAGTATACTCCTATGGaggaactcgagaaggactacctgtatctgtttcctagttgtataACAACAAGGATTATGACAAAGAAAGTACCCAATGAAAAAGACAAAGAAAGCGAAGGAGAAATGAACTTTGAGGAATTTTTTTCCAAAAGGAGGGTTCCCTTGAAGGTGTGCGAGAGGAAAACTCCCGAGTAGCATCAAGAGAAAAGAAACGACTTACGAgtagacaagaagacaaagaagatatggacctggaggaaatagaaaactcagaGTTAGAAGTAGGAAAAGTGAAGAGTAAAAGGTTAATAGGACTGCAATGAAAAGATGCAAAGTTAATAGAGTTATTTTGCTGTGTGGTGGAGGAGACGGAGACACggcagtctctgacctgttattatcttaaggatggcttgcttatgaggaagcatagactcgCCAATATCCCTGAGAATGCTGAATGGgcgatataccatcagatattgattccgaAACCGTTGAGTAGACATGTGATCGCCATAGTGCACGAAATGGAACATACATTATAGCGATAaggaagatgaaggagaaggagaTAATTATGAAACACTTTCTCTGGCCTGGTGCGCATAAGGACGTAATTAAATTTTTACATgcttgtcatgtatgtcagatggctggaaacctAAACGCGTACATTAAGAAGGCTTTTTTACTCCTGATAGAAAtgggaggagaacccttcagcaaggtaatgatcaacattgtggaaACTTTAACAAGGACGAGAAAAGGTCAAGAATATATGAAAACcctgatgtgtccagtgacaagataccctgaAGCCATACCCGTTCGGAACATCAGTCCCCAAAAAATCTCTGAGAAGATACTAGATTTTTTCACTAAGTCTAGTATTCCAGAAATAATTCAAAGTGACTGATGAACAAATttaacgtcaaaattatttcaggacagtgaaactgttggatgtgaatcaACAACTATAAACTACTTATCATCTGGAGACCAGAGGTGCAAAAGAGATGTTTCATCAAACTTAGAAAAGtttgttaacaaagttctgcaacaAAACGGGGAATAAATGGGATATCGGAATACCGTAGATGTTATTTGATGAACGTAGCGCTTATCAAGAAAGAATGGGATGGACCTAAAAtggaatggtatttggacgagaagtatgatgactgattaaaatgttagcagaaaaatggacaGACGGACAGGAAACGtatggagaatatgttaagaatttgaGGACAAGGATTGGCGAGAGAAGGAAAGTCTTCCTATAAAACCTTATAACAAATCACGAGAAAGTGCAGAAAAGGTTTCATATGACAAGGAGGAGAGACAGTTTtcagtaggacaacaggtattgattttcttgccgataaggagattcccacccaccaacaagttccaagaaccattaaAGATTTTGGGGACGATCAATGACCTAACCTACGTTACAGGAATCCCAGGAAGTAGGAAAAGACAAAGGAGAGTACATGTTTGCCGATAGAAACACCACCTAAGCAAAAACGAGACTGAAGCTTTGGAAGTGTGTATGGCAAAAACCATACCGTCCACGGAAGACTACGACGGATGTAAGTTAGGGGCCATAAGTAATGTTAGTAATTCTTCTATCATTCAGAACCTGGAAGAGAAACTAATTCATTTGAATCAGGAGTAACAAGACGAATTAAGCCGATTAATCAGAAGTTTCCATAAAATACACCTCAAAAAAATAAAAGGACCATTTGAAGAACGTGAGTATTGACTATTACCGTATCACTGAGAAGCCCTGAGAAAGGGaatggactatttgttacaaaacagattagcTGAATAAAGTTCTAGACCTTACAGTTCTCCATACTTGTTAGTGAAAAAACTGGACTTATTTTTTAGGATGTGTACAAACTACCGAAAGTTTATTTTGACCAGTGTAGCCGATAATTTTCCATTGCTGCTCATTGACCACTTACTCGATAATAAGGACAAgtaaggttcgtctccaagattgaCTTGTTAAAATGCTATTATCGAACTCCTTTGGACGAAAATGCAAAATTTTTATCAGCCTTTATAACCCTAtttgggttatatatatacacCGTCATGCCTTTTGGCCTAATGAACAGCCCCGCTGCTTTTCAACGAGTAGTGGATAACCTTTTAGTATTGAAAGAAGGAACAGgcatatatctcgacgatattgtagtatattcatcgacctaggaagaacatctctgaatcctgaagaaggtatttaaaAAGCTCTGAGGAGCACACTtgccgattaacctggagaagagtgaatttgaaaaggagacagtttggtacttgggattAGAAATAGGAAGAAGACTAATCAATCCGGTAGCCTCTAATGTCGAAAAATTTGGGAAGCATcaacccccccccatccccccccccccatcaggaAGCAATTAAAACATATTTTAGGGATGGTAGGATTCTACCGACGTTTCTGCCCGACATTTTCGGCTATAGTAGCCCCTTTGATAGATATGACTatccccaagaaaaaatttgtatagaCCAGCTAGTGGCAGGAATCCCTCTACAAGATAAGGCCCTCATTAACTTTgtaaccgatactgcaagcacctgaTATCAACAAGTAATTCCTTATCCAAGCGAATACGTTGGATAATGGGACCGGaaatgtcttattgcaagaagacgaggaagaaattcttcatcctttttattttatgtcgtcaaagctgaagaatcaTCAGCcagcctacttgacagttgaaaaggaactgctagtgttAGTCGCAAAGATAAAAAAGTTTAAGGTTTATGTGCATCGACAACAGAATGAGGAGATTGCGGTCTACTCGGATCATAATCCTTCAATTTTctttaagaagatgaaaaataatcaAGGATTAACTAGTATGATATTAATGTGAAGcatatatcaagtaaagataacTTGGTTACCGGTTGTTTATCTCGGACGTAATCGATAGATTCAGGCCTGGAATAGAAATCTTTTATGAGAAGAGctattttacgaagctggtctagcttagagtaaataattcattcatgtattttatttatttcctttgagtATTCAAGAGGTCAATAGCCAACTCATAAGGTGAATTCTCTTATGAAGGAATAAGTTTGGTATTTAAATTATATAAGAATTTCGTCGTTTATATCACTGTAGTCTTCAATCATgacagtataagtaaatttactctatttttgaaaattatctttttatatcaCGTATTTTCTTTTATCACCAAGTCTCACATAATTTGATTAAGACTGTTATATGACCCTAAGAGGTATGAATGAGGTCTTGTGTAATTTTTCTAtggaggtattgtgtcatgtttgtgagaaaataagcaattcttatatttgccatgtgttttggaaggttctcaaaaaacCCAGTGTAagttttttatcgttttttactTCCGAGAACAGTAGGTGGGCGAAGCTGTTGAGTGAGAAATTTGCCTTGAAATCAAGGTTTGTCCCCCTGAATTTTTAACTAGGTAGTAACTTTGCCGTCACTAGGCACCTGACACAAGCCACGGGAATTATCTATTTAGAACAATCTAGAAAATACTAGGTTAATATATGTGTTTCCCAGGTATGTGTAGGGCAGAAGATAATCAGCCTATCCCGTGAAGGAGTCAGTATCTTCTCTCTCAAGTTCCTCGAGAGTTTCCTCTCCAGGGTGATTGTATGCCCAACATATGTTGTGTGTTGTGTGTCAAAATATTTCTGTATCTTTGCCAGgaattttaaattcattgtgttgtggtgagttcTGTTAATGTGTAAATTTTTTTGCTTGACCTCGGGAGatttaaagaaaagattgaaatatattaatttttgcttAACTTTTTGTGAGATAAACTCGTAGGTTTATcagctactttatgtaatttctttgagagtttatatatatatatatatatatatatatatatatatatatatatatatatatatatatatatatatatatatttgtataatattataAGGTTTGATTAGTGTAGGGAAAATAGAGTAGTTTAGcaatgatttattttatatttcattattacattgaaaagaggttagccagctcttaagattggTTCTTTAGGTATAGACGTAATTCTATTACGTTAATTAGGAAAGACTATCATCAAAAATTTCATTGTATACTTCATTAaagttagtaatattattatttttatcattattattattattattattattattattattattattattattattattattattattattattattattattattatcatttattattattattatttttttttttatcattattattattattattattattattagtattagtattattattattattattattaattttattttctaagctacagccctatttggaaaggcaggatgctataagccaaggggctcctaaagggataatagcccagtgaagaaaggaaacaacgaaaaataaaatattcaaaatacaataacattaaaataaatatcttctatatatatactacaacaaactttaacaaaacatgaaaaagagcaaaaagatagaatagtgtgtttgagtgtacccctgagcaagagaactccaaccaaagacaatggaagatcatggtacagaggcaatggcactacccaagactaaaaaacaatggttaaattttggagtgtccttttcctagaagaactccTTACCATAGCTACTGTAGAGAGTCTCCTCTCTCCTTActtagaagaaagtggccactgaaaaattatagtgcagtaacccattaAGTGAAGTAGAATTTTTAACATTTatgtaatctcagagttgtcaggtgtatcaggagagagaaaaatatgtaaagaataagcccgactatccggtgtatgtgtaggcaaagataaaatgagccgtaactagagggaAGAATCCAAGGTAGATGTAAATTAATGAAATGATTacgaattaacattttatttcaattttttttttacaaagtcttacgtaaacggtttaagagtgttatgtgaatatatgaaatatgaataggTCTTATgtgatattcttttatatttttatgaggtattgtgtcatgtttgtcaGAGAATACGCCATAAGCGACGTGTTTTGGAAATTTCTGAAAAACCcagtgataggatgttatttttttttataattcagggacaaagggtgggtggaactAGCTGAGCTGACAGAGAGTCACCTCACTATGTTTGATAGTAGCCAAGGAAACCCAGGTTTTGTTTCCTTTTGTGTGAGAAAGAGTTTGAGAGGACAATACTTGGTAGTTTTGACCTCTTTGCTCATTCCCCCACGCTTCCCAGTTCTccaggaagtttctggaagtagctaagttttatatataaaggcaaccccaatggttagatatataaatagatattcctaACCTTAAGAAAGCCACcatcctctctctcgctctcgcacgCAGCTTAGTGTATTATTTTAAGTGTTCAGTGAGAAATCTATGTTTTGTTTTCACTAATATttataatcatagtgagtacttataaaaattctcagagagtttttgtaaacgggccTATAGAAAGGTTAGGTATTTTTACTGTGGACTGGTTATATATTTTTCGTtaggtgtcaaacttaaatattgtattcagatttaaggTTAAGTGAAACAGGtgactataattttcataagtgttatttctctttcttagtcaaaggtatattcagatttaacattttcatgtcaagaaaatatataattttcagagagtgACATTTTAGTCTTAATATCAGTTTTGTTGTGACTTGATATTTCGACTGATTTATTTGCTTATTGTGAATTCTTTCGAAGTCTTGTAATTTATACAGAAacaaatttatatttgtaaagattgtATCATTACTTTCACCATTGTTTGTAATTGTATTCCTCACATCCTATTATGAACTGAAGTTAGACctatttgaatattcataataataattagccaattttcttttaagtgtacttaagatatctttggatattcagagatttatatattgcttcctgggaattatttatctatttcagaggttatgtaattatattttataatgtaatagttttaatgtaaatTCAAACAAGTGAGTTTCaaattcgagaggttgatcaactggtcagtcgtgatatatataatattatatatttggttcccagtcactaCCCACAGTATaacatatattttggttcccagaccagggagccataatcatgcaatctatttttggtgcccagacctaggaGCCATCaccgtataatctctctctctctctctctctctctctctctctctctctctctctctctctctctctctctatatatatatatatatatatatatataatatatatatatatatatatatatatatatatatatatatatatatatatataaattcagtatttgtatatatatatatatataaatatatatatatatatatatatatatatatatatatatatatatatatatatatatatatatatatatatatatatatattcagtatttgtatatatatatatatatatatatatatatatatatatatatatatatattcagtatttgtatatatatatatatatatatatatatatatatatatatatatatatatattcagtatttgcatatatatatatatatatatatatatatacagtacattattgttatcattattattgttatcattacttgctaagctacaaccatagttggaaaagcaggatgttataagcccaggggctccaacagggaaaatacctcagtgaagaaaggaaacagaaaaaaaataaaatattttaagaagagcaacaagactatataaactataaaatacttcaacaaacaaagaggaaaagaaataacatagaatagtgtgcccaagtgtaccatcaagcaagagaactctaaccaaaaagacagtggaataccatggtacagagtctatggcactacccatgattagaaAGCAATGGTATGATATTGGAGTGATCTTCTCCTAGCAGAGattcttaccatagcaaaagattctcttctaaccttaaaaagagaaaagtttcCATTGAACTATTACAGTGaagttagaagaattgtttggtaatctaagtgttctccggtgtatgaagacagactactgagtgtgcgtgcgtgtaggcaaatggaaaatgaaccataaccggagagagggatccaatgtagtactgtctggctaatcaaaaaacccaataactctctggtggaAGTATGTCaactggtggctagtgccctgttcaacctaaaaaaatataattaaagataatctaaatagaatagtgtgcccaagtgtaccctcaaccaagagaactgtaacccaaaagGGAGGTTGGAGTGCACTGTTTTTTTTGCTcgatttcttttgatatatatatatatatatatatatatatatatatatatatatatatatatatatatatatatatatatatatttatatataaatgcgtatatatatgatttatatatttatatatatttatatttgtacatatatatatatatatatatatatatatatatatatatgtatgtatacatacatatatatatgtatatatatatatatatatatatatatatatatatatatatatatatatatatatatatatatatatatatatatatatataaatatatatgtatatatatgatataaatatatttatatacatttatatatacatatatatatatatatatatatatatatgtatatatatatatatatatatatatatatatatatatatatatatatatatatgtgtgtgtgtgtgtgtgtgtgtgtgtgtttgtgtgtgtgtgtatacatgtttttATAACATTTGATATTTTAAGATAAGAGGAAAAAATATTTGAGGAAGAAATTTAGCTTTTTCATAAAGCAGGGAAAATTAATTGAAACTCTATTCACATTTTGAATTACAATTTATTTCATACCTaatcattctatttttcttttttactttgttaCAGGATGACTCATGTATTCAATGAATCTGACCGGTATAAGATCAGACTATGGAAGATCTCCGATGAGGTTATAAGTCCCTTGTTGAGGCTGTTTCTCAACTGGGGAAACCCAGATTGGGAtcagaaaataaaattcttaacttACCTGGAGAACAAAAAGGTAGAGATGAATAAACTAAAGAAGAAGCTCTATCCAGATCAGCTTAAGACGTTGCAAAAGTATCCCACAGATGTTGCTAAgtgggatataacccttatttgtctccTTTTGAAACATTGTAAAGGAGTATTTGCTGGAAAAGATGACATCGCATGGTCATCAGGAAGCGGTAAAGAGCCAGAATGTCTTATCACATATTTAAAAGACATAAGAAACACCATAGCTCATGAAGCTCTCAATCTAAATCAGAACGATTTCTTCGACAAAATTGAGGAAATCCGTACACTAATGGAGAGAGCACTTTGCAGTGTTGTCAAAATATGTTCACATGTCAGCCAAACAGAGATTGATGCAAATATTGCTAATTTCAACAAAAAGCTCAATGAAATAAGAGAGGCAAACATTTCGCCAAAGACCTTTGATGAGTACAAGAAGGAATTGTTCTTCTCTGAACAGATAGCATTGATAAAGAATAAAGGTGTTCCATTCTTGAAAGATGTCTTGAATCGAAATATAACTATAAATCCACTGTCCTTAATAGTGAAAGGAGATGGAAGGCAGTTgccagtgaatgaaatattcacagaaatacaaatgaatcaggatggagagaataaggaggttttactggaggacataatagatgtagcctcgggttctgacgctggaagttttattttgctcaaaggacatgcaggaatgggcaagagcactctagtgaaaaagataacatctgattgggccaaccaaagaccctccatcaaaggcctcagcaactttcatctgctcttttatgcagaattaagagatattattaatacatttgataggcttattgaattctctttgggagaagaagttcatcgctcattcaaggaTGGAGACCTTGTTAAAGCTGTCTTAGGACAAAAAACTCTGGTCATCTTAGATGGCTACGATGAGCTCAATAAGAGTTCATCTGGCCTTTTCGACCATATTCTTTTTCTCAACAAACTCTACAGCCAATTAACTCTTATTGTTACGACCAGACCTGAAgctgaagagaaactgaatgctcaTCTGTATTCCAGAGCTCTGAATGCTGTTCATCTTCGGCTTGTAGGAATTAAAGCCAGCCGAAGAGAAGAGTTTGTAACCAAATacttcttgagtctacccaaagattCCCCAGTTTTACAAGAGCTAGATAAACTATTAGAATTCCTtaagaaaactgaacacaaaatgaGCATAGTGTGGGAAGTCACTTATAATCTCTGTCTCctcacaattctttggatgttcaaaccagatgatgtaaacagaatcacaactgaggctgagctctatTGGCAGATTTTCCTTCTTATCATCtccaaattagaggagcgtttgcaga from Palaemon carinicauda isolate YSFRI2023 chromosome 34, ASM3689809v2, whole genome shotgun sequence includes the following:
- the LOC137626844 gene encoding uncharacterized protein, translating into MTHVFNESDRYKIRLWKISDEVISPLLRLFLNWGNPDWDQKIKFLTYLENKKVEMNKLKKKLYPDQLKTLQKYPTDVAKWDITLICLLLKHCKGVFAGKDDIAWSSGSGKEPECLITYLKDIRNTIAHEALNLNQNDFFDKIEEIRTLMERALCSVVKICSHVSQTEIDANIANFNKKLNEIREANISPKTFDEYKKELFFSEQIALIKNKGVPFLKDVLNRNITINPLSLIVKGDGRQLPVNEIFTEIQMNQDGENKEVLLEDIIDVASGSDAGSFILLKGHAGMGKSTLVKKITSDWANQRPSIKGLSNFHLLFYAELRDIINTFDRLIEFSLGEEVHRSFKDGDLVKAVLGQKTLVILDGYDELNKSSSGLFDHILFLNKLYSQLTLIVTTRPEAEEKLNAHLYSRALNAVHLRLVGIKASRREEFVTKYFLSLPKDSPVLQELDKLLEFLKKTEHKMSIVWEVTYNLCLLTILWMFKPDDVNRITTEAELYWQIFLLIISKLEERLQRNPSTCDLELSVLRQKINIFLGELSWESLKGLKDDFINLPHSVYQRLTDLCHLLRVPIEELAGAFLKKVTSFNNSYYTFPHKGFMEFMGGYNIRKQVTRSPRQMWSEELSKTRIPPHIQEKMLSSVVSEKRWKRRVTNILKELHGGFLPDSLEKYQNLLIQTLSIFHVGEVEVPLATKIETLVLLKESGLRDKDSFLKVMHNIKCNDKVARWIAQRFRLIDSYTRITDSSFESYITLLAATDPPLKNRDEIRIFIDLEETISGFEVLSKHLLRHQVYPREISLLHSFEKNESLNTEETESIKSLFSKDCEKYRGIWNPTFEIPPNVKELRVRLPDQVSLDAFCRCLQKTKEIRYLDPSLQSPFLGVPRRGGVLGIYSSQ